One genomic region from Rosa rugosa chromosome 1, drRosRugo1.1, whole genome shotgun sequence encodes:
- the LOC133715187 gene encoding serine/threonine-protein kinase/endoribonuclease IRE1a isoform X2 — protein sequence MKHHHQHHAATWKLIILLLLLILGSTGPNAAVSASALQRSQPNHNAGLSRSPSRSLLSHPPPKRSTQFVAVPEGKLRLVDTDSGAVIYTVDLGAPLYSSYQAPQGKDNNRFHVDVDEDGEVCLVSNDIKQNLHIPISEFVHKTPYTLEDGSVTLGSKKTTTFVIDPMTGRTIHTYTSSRGEEQGVLYPGFIKGIKQWIKPVPTNPNAAKALLYVTVTEYSLKAYFPHSNEVSWNLTYSEIGVISFCSDIESPVSGAFGSEAGSDIVLPLSCQSKIRVRHQNRISIEPSRHGRLLEEHSTDKILSDPTSNAMHVVRKSPKGMLVMLFDWSRVLTLTFSFVILMGFVIYCHTYVVKRQQLSNSDSNTAPSKRRKSRKSEKNASGIGEEKEKHVSSQDEEALAHSEGDNKTLFLDKLFYGAAVGRRIGKLLVSNTEIAKGSNGTIVLEGVYEGRPVAVKRLVLAHHDVAFKEIQNLIASDQHQNIVRWYGVEYDRDFVYLSLERCICNLDDLIQIYSNSGENPVAGEEYAMIQNKVRLSTVKNLMPNVNLWKENGLLSPLLLKLMRDVVCGLVHLHELGIIHRDLKPQNVLLIKESSFCAKLSDMGISKRLIGDMSSLGHHSTGSGSSGWQAPEQLLHGRQTRAVDLFSLGCVLFFCITGGRHPFGDRLERDINIVKNQMDLFLVEYIPEALDLISRLLNRDPELRPKALEVLHHPLFWSSELRLSFLRDYSDRVELEDRQANSDLLKALESTAPVALGGKWNEKMDPAFLTNIGHYRRYKFDSVRDLLRVMRNKFNHYRELPKEIQELLGPE from the exons ATGAAGCACCACCACCAGCACCATGCCGCCACCTGGAAACTCATCatactcctcctcctcctcatcctcgGCTCCACAGGCCCAAACGCCGCCGTTTCGGCCTCCGCGCTTCAGCGATCACAGCCGAACCACAACGCCGGCCTCTCTCGCTCTCCCAGCCGATCGCTCCTCTCCCATCCACCGCC TAAGCGTAGCACTCAATTTGTGGCGGTGCCGGAGGGGAAGTTACGGTTAGTGGACACTGATTCCGGTGCAGTAATTTATACTGTGGATTTAGGGGCGCCGCTGTACAGTTCATACCAGGCTCCTCAAGGCAAAGATAACAATAGGTTCCACGTAGATGTTGATGAAGATGGCGAGGTCTGTTTGGTCAGTAATGATATCAAACAG AACCTGCATATTCCAATATCAGAGTTTGTCCACAAGACGCCTTATACATTAGAGGATGGATCAGTTACACTTGGATCGAAGAAGACCACTACCTTTGTGATTGATCCGATGACCGGAAGGACAATTCACACATACACTTCATCTCGTGGAGAGGAGCAGGGTGTTCTGTACCCTGGTTTTATTAAAGGCATTAAGCAATGGATCAAGCCTGTTCCAACCAATCCAAATGCTGCTAAGGCGCTACTATATGTCACGGTGACAGAGTATTCCTTGAAGGCATACTTTCCACATTCAAATGAAGTCTCATGGAATTTGACATATTCTGAAATTGGAgttatttcattttgttcaGATATTGAGAGTCCGGTTAGTGGGGCCTTTGGTTCTGAAGCAGGCAGTGATATTGTTTTACCGTTATCATGTCAATCAAAAATAAGAGTCCGCCATCAAAATCGTATATCGATTGAACCATCTAGACATGGCAGATTGTTAGAGGAACATAGCACAGATAAGATCCTCTCAGATCCCacttcaaatgcaatgcatgtTGTGAGAAAATCTCCTAAAGGCATGTTAGTCATGCTTTTTGATTGGTCACGAGTTTTGACTCTCACTTTCTCCTTTGTCATCCTCATGGGCTTTGTTATATACTGCCATACTTATGTAGTTAAAAGGCAACAGCTCAGTAATTCTGATTCAAATACTGCACCTTCCAAGAGAAGGAAGAGTCGGAAATCAGAAAAGAATGCTAGTGGCATTGGTGAAGAAAAGGAGAAACATGTATCATCTCAGGATGAGGAAGCTTTAGCACACTCTGAGGGTGATAACAAAACATTGTTCCTTGATAAACTATTTTATGGTGCTGCAGTCGGTCGCAGGATTGGTAAACTACTTGTATCAAATACAGAGATCGCCAAGGGAAGCAATGGCACCATTGTCCTGGAGGGAGTTTATGAAGGTCGACCTGTTGCAGTCAAACGCCTTGTTCTAGCTCATCATGACGTGGCTTTTAAAGAAATTCAGAATCTTATTGCATCTGACCAACATCAGAACATAGTCCGATGGTACGGTGTGGAGTACGATCGAGATTTTGTCTATCTCTCTCTGGAGCGTTGTATTTGCAACTTGGATGATTTGATACAAATTTACTCAAATTCCGGTGAAAATCCTGTAGCTGGTGAGGAATATGCTATGATTCAAAATAAAGTTCGCTTGTCAACGGTAAAGAATCTTATGCCGAACGTTAATTTGTGGAAAGAAAATGGTCTATTGTCCCCCCTACTGTTGAAATTGATGAG GGATGTCGTCTGTGGGCTTGTGCATTTACATGAATTGGGGATAATTCATAGGGACTTAAAGCCTCAAAATGTTTTGTTAATTAAAGAAAGTTCATTTTGTGCAAAGCTTTCTGACATGGGCATCAGCAAGCGACTTATTGGGGACATGTCTTCTTTGGGTCATCATTCTACT GGTTCTGGTAGTTCGGGTTGGCAAGCACCTGAACAGCTTCTTCACGGGCGGCAAACACGTGCAGTGGATTTGTTTAGTTTAGGTTGTGTCCTCTTCTTTTGCATCACTGGTGGTAGACATCCATTTGGTGATCGCCTCGAACGTGATATAAATATTGTGAAGAACCAAATGGATCTCTTCTTGGTGGAGTATATTCCGGAAGCTTTGGATCTTATATCTCGATTGTTAAATCGTGACCCTGAATTGAG GCCAAAGGCTTTGGAGGTGTTGCACCATCCTCTTTTCTGGAGCTCTGAGTTGAGACTCTCATTCCTGCGAGACTATAGTGACAGGGTAGAACTGGAAGATAGACAGGCTAACTCTGATCTTCTGAAAGCCCTAGAAAGTACCGCGCCCGTGGCTTTGGGTGGGAAATGGAATGAAAAGATGGATCCTGCATTCCTCACTAACATTGGCCATTACAGGCGTTATAAGTTTGACAGTGTTCGAGACTTACTGCGAGTCATGCGGAACAAATTTAATCACTATAGAGAGCTCCCAAAGGAAATCCAG GAACTCCTAGGTCCAGAATGA
- the LOC133715187 gene encoding serine/threonine-protein kinase/endoribonuclease IRE1a isoform X1: protein MKHHHQHHAATWKLIILLLLLILGSTGPNAAVSASALQRSQPNHNAGLSRSPSRSLLSHPPPKRSTQFVAVPEGKLRLVDTDSGAVIYTVDLGAPLYSSYQAPQGKDNNRFHVDVDEDGEVCLVSNDIKQNLHIPISEFVHKTPYTLEDGSVTLGSKKTTTFVIDPMTGRTIHTYTSSRGEEQGVLYPGFIKGIKQWIKPVPTNPNAAKALLYVTVTEYSLKAYFPHSNEVSWNLTYSEIGVISFCSDIESPVSGAFGSEAGSDIVLPLSCQSKIRVRHQNRISIEPSRHGRLLEEHSTDKILSDPTSNAMHVVRKSPKGMLVMLFDWSRVLTLTFSFVILMGFVIYCHTYVVKRQQLSNSDSNTAPSKRRKSRKSEKNASGIGEEKEKHVSSQDEEALAHSEGDNKTLFLDKLFYGAAVGRRIGKLLVSNTEIAKGSNGTIVLEGVYEGRPVAVKRLVLAHHDVAFKEIQNLIASDQHQNIVRWYGVEYDRDFVYLSLERCICNLDDLIQIYSNSGENPVAGEEYAMIQNKVRLSTVKNLMPNVNLWKENGLLSPLLLKLMRDVVCGLVHLHELGIIHRDLKPQNVLLIKESSFCAKLSDMGISKRLIGDMSSLGHHSTGSGSSGWQAPEQLLHGRQTRAVDLFSLGCVLFFCITGGRHPFGDRLERDINIVKNQMDLFLVEYIPEALDLISRLLNRDPELRPKALEVLHHPLFWSSELRLSFLRDYSDRVELEDRQANSDLLKALESTAPVALGGKWNEKMDPAFLTNIGHYRRYKFDSVRDLLRVMRNKFNHYRELPKEIQELLGPVPEGYDHYFASRFPKLLIEVYKVACKHCREEEWFQKYFKSTANESSGL from the exons ATGAAGCACCACCACCAGCACCATGCCGCCACCTGGAAACTCATCatactcctcctcctcctcatcctcgGCTCCACAGGCCCAAACGCCGCCGTTTCGGCCTCCGCGCTTCAGCGATCACAGCCGAACCACAACGCCGGCCTCTCTCGCTCTCCCAGCCGATCGCTCCTCTCCCATCCACCGCC TAAGCGTAGCACTCAATTTGTGGCGGTGCCGGAGGGGAAGTTACGGTTAGTGGACACTGATTCCGGTGCAGTAATTTATACTGTGGATTTAGGGGCGCCGCTGTACAGTTCATACCAGGCTCCTCAAGGCAAAGATAACAATAGGTTCCACGTAGATGTTGATGAAGATGGCGAGGTCTGTTTGGTCAGTAATGATATCAAACAG AACCTGCATATTCCAATATCAGAGTTTGTCCACAAGACGCCTTATACATTAGAGGATGGATCAGTTACACTTGGATCGAAGAAGACCACTACCTTTGTGATTGATCCGATGACCGGAAGGACAATTCACACATACACTTCATCTCGTGGAGAGGAGCAGGGTGTTCTGTACCCTGGTTTTATTAAAGGCATTAAGCAATGGATCAAGCCTGTTCCAACCAATCCAAATGCTGCTAAGGCGCTACTATATGTCACGGTGACAGAGTATTCCTTGAAGGCATACTTTCCACATTCAAATGAAGTCTCATGGAATTTGACATATTCTGAAATTGGAgttatttcattttgttcaGATATTGAGAGTCCGGTTAGTGGGGCCTTTGGTTCTGAAGCAGGCAGTGATATTGTTTTACCGTTATCATGTCAATCAAAAATAAGAGTCCGCCATCAAAATCGTATATCGATTGAACCATCTAGACATGGCAGATTGTTAGAGGAACATAGCACAGATAAGATCCTCTCAGATCCCacttcaaatgcaatgcatgtTGTGAGAAAATCTCCTAAAGGCATGTTAGTCATGCTTTTTGATTGGTCACGAGTTTTGACTCTCACTTTCTCCTTTGTCATCCTCATGGGCTTTGTTATATACTGCCATACTTATGTAGTTAAAAGGCAACAGCTCAGTAATTCTGATTCAAATACTGCACCTTCCAAGAGAAGGAAGAGTCGGAAATCAGAAAAGAATGCTAGTGGCATTGGTGAAGAAAAGGAGAAACATGTATCATCTCAGGATGAGGAAGCTTTAGCACACTCTGAGGGTGATAACAAAACATTGTTCCTTGATAAACTATTTTATGGTGCTGCAGTCGGTCGCAGGATTGGTAAACTACTTGTATCAAATACAGAGATCGCCAAGGGAAGCAATGGCACCATTGTCCTGGAGGGAGTTTATGAAGGTCGACCTGTTGCAGTCAAACGCCTTGTTCTAGCTCATCATGACGTGGCTTTTAAAGAAATTCAGAATCTTATTGCATCTGACCAACATCAGAACATAGTCCGATGGTACGGTGTGGAGTACGATCGAGATTTTGTCTATCTCTCTCTGGAGCGTTGTATTTGCAACTTGGATGATTTGATACAAATTTACTCAAATTCCGGTGAAAATCCTGTAGCTGGTGAGGAATATGCTATGATTCAAAATAAAGTTCGCTTGTCAACGGTAAAGAATCTTATGCCGAACGTTAATTTGTGGAAAGAAAATGGTCTATTGTCCCCCCTACTGTTGAAATTGATGAG GGATGTCGTCTGTGGGCTTGTGCATTTACATGAATTGGGGATAATTCATAGGGACTTAAAGCCTCAAAATGTTTTGTTAATTAAAGAAAGTTCATTTTGTGCAAAGCTTTCTGACATGGGCATCAGCAAGCGACTTATTGGGGACATGTCTTCTTTGGGTCATCATTCTACT GGTTCTGGTAGTTCGGGTTGGCAAGCACCTGAACAGCTTCTTCACGGGCGGCAAACACGTGCAGTGGATTTGTTTAGTTTAGGTTGTGTCCTCTTCTTTTGCATCACTGGTGGTAGACATCCATTTGGTGATCGCCTCGAACGTGATATAAATATTGTGAAGAACCAAATGGATCTCTTCTTGGTGGAGTATATTCCGGAAGCTTTGGATCTTATATCTCGATTGTTAAATCGTGACCCTGAATTGAG GCCAAAGGCTTTGGAGGTGTTGCACCATCCTCTTTTCTGGAGCTCTGAGTTGAGACTCTCATTCCTGCGAGACTATAGTGACAGGGTAGAACTGGAAGATAGACAGGCTAACTCTGATCTTCTGAAAGCCCTAGAAAGTACCGCGCCCGTGGCTTTGGGTGGGAAATGGAATGAAAAGATGGATCCTGCATTCCTCACTAACATTGGCCATTACAGGCGTTATAAGTTTGACAGTGTTCGAGACTTACTGCGAGTCATGCGGAACAAATTTAATCACTATAGAGAGCTCCCAAAGGAAATCCAG GAACTCCTAGGTCCAGTGCCCGAAGGATATGATCACTACTTTGCAAGTCggttcccaaaacttctgattGAAGTATACAAAGTTGCGTGCAAACATTGTAGAGAAGAGGAATGGTTTCAGAAGTATTTCAAAAGCACTGCCAATGAGTCCTCGGGACTCTAG
- the LOC133715205 gene encoding glutamate receptor 3.6-like, with amino-acid sequence MSEQFTMNIAWLLLLMVFFNGFASHGATTNISTRPEEVNVGAMLAFNSIVGKVAKVAIQAAVEDVNSDPSVLNGTKMKVTMQNSNYSGFLGIIEALRFMENDTVAIIGPQNAVTAHAVSHIANELHTPLLSFAVTDPTLSSLQFPYFVRTTQNDLFQMAAIADMVEYYGWREVIAIYVDDDLGRNGIAALGDLLAEKRSKISYKAPLVLDPTRNNITDVLIKVSLTESRIIVLHVYPGWGPEVLSVANYLGMMGTGFVWIATHWLSSYIDSTIPLPMSTLDNMQGVLTLRMYTPDTEQKRKFVSRWSNLTSGNQIGLNAFGLYAYDSVWLLAHALDAFFDQGGNISFSNDSRLTQMPRGDLNLEYLNIFDGGSLLLRNIFGVNMTGTTGSFKYTPDRDLIRPAYEIINVIGTGVRRIGYWSNHSGLSVKPPETFYTTPPNRSSPNQSLYSVIWPGETAQKPRGWVFPNNGRHLKIAVPNRASFREFVSYTRSNDMFTGYCIDVFTAALNLLPYAVPYKLFHIGDGKRNPRSTDLVHTIQTGEYDAVVGDIAITTNRTRMADFTQPYIESGLVVVAPVKTTLNSNPWAFLRPFNKMMWAVTAAFFLIVGTVVWILEHRLNDEFRGPPRRQLVTILWFSFSTWFFAHRENTVSTLGRLVLIIWLFVVLIINSSYTASLTSILTVQKLSSSIKGIETLLESKDPIGYQQGSFAEYYLIEELHIDSSRLVPLVMPEDYVRALKAGPHKEGGVAAVIDERAYMELFLSSRCDFSIVGQEFTKTGWGFAFARDSPLSVDLSTALLKLSENGDLQRIHDKWLLRSPCTLQGAKLEVDRLELRSFSALFIICGGACLVALIIYFSMMCYQFTKRYTDSLSSSGSSTSRRLQTFLTFVDEKEEVQSRSKRRSMEKMSNRSVGEDDSSNSSKRRHIDQYSCASRSFEDSNNA; translated from the exons ATGAGTGAACAATTCACCATGAATATAGCTTGGCTCCTGCTGTTGATGGTTTTCTTTAATGGGTTTGCCTCACATGGAGCTACCACCAACATCTCTACAAGACCAGAAGAAGTAAATGTTGGGGCTATGCTTGCTTTCAATTCCATTGTTGGCAAAGTTGCCAAAGTGGCAATACAAGCTGCTGTTGAAGATGTGAATTCTGACCCTTCTGTTCTCAATGGAACCAAGATGAAAGTTACAATGCAGAATTCAAATTACAGTGGATTTCTGGGCATAATTGAGG CTTTACGATTCATGGAGAACGACACAGTGGCCATAATTGGACCCCAGAATGCTGTAACGGCTCATGCAGTATCTCACATTGCAAATGAGCTGCACACTCCTCTGTTGTCATTTGCAGTAACAGATCCCACCCTGTCTTCACTTCAGTTCCCATATTTTGTTAGGACTACTCAGAACGATTTGTTTCAGATGGCTGCAATAGCCGATATGGTTGAGTATTATGGATGGAGAGAGGTAATTGCAatatatgttgatgatgattTAGGGAGAAATGGGATTGCAGCATTAGGGGATTTGCTTGCTGAGAAACGTTCTAAGATCTCATACAAAGCACCTCTGGTTCTTGATCCTACTCGGAATAACATCACTGATGTACTGATTAAAGTGTCTTTAACTGAGTCTAGGATTATCGTTCTTCATGTTTATCCAGGTTGGGGCCCTGAGGTGCTTAGTGTGGCCAATTATCTTGGCATGATGGGAACAGGGTTTGTTTGGATAGCTACTCATTGGCTTTCTAGTTATATAGATTCCACCATTCCCCTCCCTATGAGTACTTTGGATAATATGCAAGGAGTTCTAACATTGCGCATGTACACGCCAGATACagaacagaaaagaaaatttgttTCGAGGTGGAGCAACTTGACTAGTGGTAACCAAATTGGGTTGAATGCTTTCGGTCTCTATGCTTATGACTCTGTATGGTTGCTTGCTCATGCACTTGATGCCTTTTTTGATCAAGGGGGAAACATTTCATTCTCAAATGATTCAAGGTTGACTCAGATGCCCAGAGGGGACCTAAATCTTGAATATCTGAATATATTTGATGGAGGGAGCTTGTTACTTCGTAACATATTTGGAGTTAATATGACTGGCACAACTGGCTCGTTTAAGTATACTCCAGATAGGGACCTCATTCGTCCTGCTTATGAAATCATAAATGTGATTGGCACTGGGGTTAGGAGGATTGGTTATTGGTCTAACCATTCTGGTTTATCAGTTAAGCCTCCAGAAACATTTTACACAACCCCACCAAATCGTTCTAGTCCGAACCAAAGCCTTTACAGTGTGATTTGGCCTGGAGAGACGGCACAGAAGCCTCGTGGTTGGGTTTTCCCAAACAATGGAAGGCATTTGAAGATTGCAGTCCCAAACCGTGCTAGTTTCCGTGAATTTGTATCATATACACGAAGCAATGACATGTTCACTGGGTACTGCATTGATGTTTTTACTGCTGCATTGAACTTGTTGCCCTATGCTGTTCCCTACAAACTTTTTCATATTGGTGATGGTAAAAGAAATCCAAGGAGCACTGATCTTGTGCACACAATCCAAACGGGT GAATATGATGCAGTAGTAGGTGATATTGCAATCACCACCAACAGAACCAGGATGGCAGATTTTACGCAGCCATACATCGAATCTGGGCTAGTAGTAGTTGCACCTGTTAAGACGACATTGAATTCAAATCCTTGGGCATTTCTGAGGCCATTCAATAAAATGATGTGGGCTGTCACTGCTGCCTTCTTTCTCATTGTTGGAACAGTTGTTTGGATATTAGAGCATCGActgaatgatgaatttcggggCCCTCCTAGAAGACAACTCGTCACTATTCTTTG GTTTAGCTTTTCAACTTGGTTCTTTGCCCATA GAGAAAATACAGTCAGCACCCTGGGTCGCCTAGTACTAATCATATGGCTATTTGTGGTTCTTATCATCAACTCAAGCTATACTGCAAGTTTGACCTCAATCCTAACGGTGCAAAagctttcttcctccatcaaAGGCATTGAAACTTTGCTCGAAAGCAAGGACCCCATTGGTTACCAACAGGGTTCATTTGCCGAGTATTATCTCATTGAGGAACTCCACATTGACAGTTCCAGACTCGTGCCACTCGTCATGCCAGAAGATTATGTGAGAGCCTTAAAAGCTGGTCCACATAAAGAAGGTGGTGTTGCCGCAGTTATTGATGAGCGTGCATACATGGAGCTATTCCTCTCAAGCCGATGCGATTTCAGCATTGTAGGGCAAGAATTTACCAAAACCGGATGGGGATTT GCTTTTGCAAGGGACTCGCCTCTATCAGTGGACCTGTCAACTGCTCTGTTGAAGCTGTCGGAGAATGGGGATCTACAGAGGATCCATGACAAATGGCTTCTCAGAAGTCCTTGTACTTTACAAGGAGCAAAGCTAGAAGTGGACAGGCTTGAACTTAGAAGCTTCTCGGCCCTTTTTATTATCTGTGGCGGAGCTTGTTTGGTTGCTCTCATTATATATTTCAGCATGATGTGTTACCAGTTCACCAAGCGGTACACTGACAGTTTGTCTTCTTCCGGGAGCTCCACATCTCGGCGTCTTCAGACCTTTCTCACATTTGTTGACGAGAAGGAAGAAGTACAAAGCCGATCCAAAAGGAGAAGCATGGAGAAGATGTCAAACCGAAGTGTGGGTGAAGATGACTCGTCAAACAGTTCCAAAAGAAGACATATAGATCAGTACTCATGTGCAAGCAGAAGTTTTGAAGATAGTAACAATGCCTGA